The genomic window CACCGGCCGGCGATGTTGAGGTACTCCGGCGCCATGCCGAACTGCACGAATCCGTTGCGTTCCAGCACGCGCTGCGATCTGACGTTGTGCAGCAGGGTCTCTGCCTGCACCCGGTGCAGCCCCAAGTCCTCGAAGGCCACCCGCACGATCTCGCGCACCGCCTTGGTCGCGAACCCTCGGCCATTGTGGCTGGCGCTTACCCAGTAGCCCATGGCGCATGACTGGAACGGGCCGCGCACTATGCCGTTCAGGTTGATGCGGCCGATCACGCGACCGGAGTCGTCGAGGATGACGTGGGGCAGCTTCGATCCCTGCTCGTGCTGCTGGAGATCGGCTTCGATGACGGCGTGCTGGCCGTCTGCCGTGAAGTAGTCCCCGCTCCGGATCGGGTCCCACGGCGCGAGAAACTCACGGTTGACGTGGAGCAACTCGGCCAGGGCCGGCGCATCCTCCGAGGTAACGAGTCGGGTGATGTTCACCCACCCATCGTCTCAGGCGGGCAGGTCCCCTTCCTCGCCAGGATGGACCGGAGGCGGGGGCACGCCATGATCGTCTAGCCGGAGGTGTCACCCACGTCCCGAGACTGATTTGTCACGCAGGTCCTGAGACCCGACACGCCGGCAGCCGGCATGGGTCGTGTCCCGGCTGATGCTTGACACTTGCGTCCCACCAGATGCTTGACATGATCACAGCCGAACTTGGTGAAAGACTCGCAGCAGGGACAGCGCACGGGCACCTTCGGCACCGGTCCATTCGATAGCGACGGGGCTCAAGACCTGGTCGACCAGCTGGCCGACCAGCCGGCCAACTCACGGGCCGATGAAGTCGGGCGCATGCTCTCCCTGGTGTTGCGGGAGCCGGCAGCCCTCATGCGCGACGTCTTCCCAGACGAAGTCGTCGCGTGCGCTG from Micromonospora kangleipakensis includes these protein-coding regions:
- a CDS encoding GNAT family N-acetyltransferase, with product MNITRLVTSEDAPALAELLHVNREFLAPWDPIRSGDYFTADGQHAVIEADLQQHEQGSKLPHVILDDSGRVIGRINLNGIVRGPFQSCAMGYWVSASHNGRGFATKAVREIVRVAFEDLGLHRVQAETLLHNVRSQRVLERNGFVQFGMAPEYLNIAGRWQDHAMYQVVKPSSATG